In Pseudemcibacter aquimaris, the sequence TGCGGTTTAACCGCAACGCGGTCATTGGGACCAAGAATATGAAAATACAGCGCCGTCATGATACTGGCTAGAGACGCACTTGATGCCTGATGACCACCGACTTTTAGCCCATCACGGCTTGGTCTTAAGTGATTGGCATTGTGGATCATATAACTCGCGAGCCATAACACCTTCTTTTCAAGGAGTTTTAAGCTGCGAATGTCATCTTCTGTGGTAATTTTGGTCATCTCTTGATCGTGTCCTTTTAAAAAAGTTACTGGTCAGTAACATAATAAAACAGATCATGCCAAAGAGATGTTAATTATGCAAGCAGATTCTTATTATCCTTTAACGCACCAATGACCGCGTCAATGTCATCATTGTTGTTATAAAAATGCGCTGATATTCTTAAATTACCATCTCTACAGGACGCGATAATGTTCCTTTCGGCCAGTGCCGCCACTAAAGCATATTCATCTGTTGATGCCACAGTGATCATAGCGCCATGCTTATTCGGGTCCATTGGTGACATCAGTTTTCCGCCAATTTCCTGAACTCCTTTTTTAAGACGCTCATTTAAAGCGGCAACATGTTCACGAATATTTTCCACGCCCACTTCCAGAATTAATTTTAGCCCCGCTTCCACTGCATAAAGATTAGGGACCGATGGCGTACCTTGTTCAAAACGACGTGCATTCGTTGCCGGTATATTATCATGAATAAGCATCGCATGGATATCTTCTTGCGCAAACCATCCGGTTTGTGTGGGTTCTGATTTGGTAATCAGGTCTTCGCGTACATATAAAAACCCAACACCCGCCGTTGAAAGCAAATATTTAAGCGACCCGCCAACGATGAAATCCACTTTCCATTCATTAACATCAATGGGAACCGCACCCACACCCTGATACGCATCCACCAAAATAAGTGCGCCATTCTTTCTGGCAATATCACGGATCGCGGGAATATCCGCAAGTGCACCATTGCGGTAACACACAAGCGGCACGGCAACCAGTAAGGTTTCATCATCAACAAGACGGTCCAGATCATCAAGATCAATCATACCGTCCGTTTCTTTCACATGCACCACTTCAGCGCCATGCTTTTTAAGTGCATGCCATGCTTGTGCCTCTGTCGGGAAAGCAAGATCGGTTGTTACGATTTTCTTTCTTTTGCCACTGAAATCAAGGCTACTGGATATGGCGCTTAATGATGCGGATGCGGATGTGGTCACGGCCATCTCATCTGCCTTTGCTGATAGTAAATCTGCAAATAAGGAACGCACTCGTTCCAAACGGTCACACCACCCAATCCAGTCCGCGCCGACCTCATGACGGTCTTTCAAATAACGCTGGAAAGCGCCTTCGACCTCTAACGACAAGGCCGCATAAGAACAGCTATTGATATAAACAGTATTTTTAAATATCGGGAAATGTTCCCGATAAGCACGCATTGATTTCATGGTTTTCATAAATCCTAATAATTAATAGCCGGGCTGCCGGATGGATAAAATACACCCATCAACTGCATTCCACCTTCATCCGTACATTCAACAGAATGGCCCTGACGGTGCGGCAGGAATAATACATCACCTGTCTTTACTTCCGTGACTTTAGTTCCGGTCCACATTTTCCCGTAACCCGTCAAAATGACGATCGCTTCTTCATATAAATGGCGGTGCATTGCCGCACGCG encodes:
- a CDS encoding aminotransferase class V-fold PLP-dependent enzyme, translating into MKSMRAYREHFPIFKNTVYINSCSYAALSLEVEGAFQRYLKDRHEVGADWIGWCDRLERVRSLFADLLSAKADEMAVTTSASASLSAISSSLDFSGKRKKIVTTDLAFPTEAQAWHALKKHGAEVVHVKETDGMIDLDDLDRLVDDETLLVAVPLVCYRNGALADIPAIRDIARKNGALILVDAYQGVGAVPIDVNEWKVDFIVGGSLKYLLSTAGVGFLYVREDLITKSEPTQTGWFAQEDIHAMLIHDNIPATNARRFEQGTPSVPNLYAVEAGLKLILEVGVENIREHVAALNERLKKGVQEIGGKLMSPMDPNKHGAMITVASTDEYALVAALAERNIIASCRDGNLRISAHFYNNNDDIDAVIGALKDNKNLLA